The Corynebacterium occultum sequence TAGCCAAACCAGCCACTGAAGTAGATCCAGAGGTCCGCTCCTATATCCGCGGTAACACCGGAGTTCTGGAGCTGAACCGCCCCCGGGCCATCAACAGCCTGAACCCGGAGATGATTGCCGAGATCTCCCGGGCGCTGAAGTTCTGGGAGACCGATGAGGCGGTCACTCAGGTTCTCCTCTACTCCAATAGCGAGCGTGGTTTCTGTGCCGGCGGTGATGTCCGTTTCGCCCGTTCGGAGATTCTCGCCGGCAATGAGGGGGTGGTGGATGAGTTCTTCCGTGCGGAATATGAGCTCAATCATTTCATCGCCAACTACCCAAAGCCCTATGTCTCCCTCATCGACGGTGTGGTCATGGGTGGTGGCTGGGGCATCTCCCTGCATGGTTCGCACCGCATAATCACCGAACGGGCTTTCGCCGCGATGCCGGAGATGGCGATCGGTTATTTCACCGATGTGGGGGTTGCCTACGCTTCACAACGCATGGTGGGGGAGAAGGGGAAGGCCAGCCCGGCACTCGCTGCCTTCATCGGTCTCAGCGGAGCCCGGCTCAACCCGGCGGACCTGATCTGGAGCGGGGTGGCCACCCATGTCATTTTCTCGAAGAACCTGCAGAATTTCATGGATGCGATGATCGACCGTGGCATTGCTGCCGCCCTGACGGAGAATGCGACGACACCGCCGCGGGATTCGGAGTGGTCATCCCATGAGGATGCCATCGAGGAGTGCTTCGCCCAGGATTCCTGGGCGGAGATTGAGACCGCACTGCAGGCACACCCTGACACAGAGTTCCGTTCCAAGGTCCGTGAGTTGATGGCGGT is a genomic window containing:
- a CDS encoding enoyl-CoA hydratase/isomerase family protein, whose translation is MTENVAKPATEVDPEVRSYIRGNTGVLELNRPRAINSLNPEMIAEISRALKFWETDEAVTQVLLYSNSERGFCAGGDVRFARSEILAGNEGVVDEFFRAEYELNHFIANYPKPYVSLIDGVVMGGGWGISLHGSHRIITERAFAAMPEMAIGYFTDVGVAYASQRMVGEKGKASPALAAFIGLSGARLNPADLIWSGVATHVIFSKNLQNFMDAMIDRGIAAALTENATTPPRDSEWSSHEDAIEECFAQDSWAEIETALQAHPDTEFRSKVRELMAVSSPTSVVATAEFFRACRSAATLREALGLEIILGEMLRREPDFVEGVRAVLVDKDRSPSFSPASTAEVDVEKYRSLLT